The following is a genomic window from Amycolatopsis sp. BJA-103.
GAGATCGCCGAGATCCTCGCCGCGGGCACCCCGGACGACGTGAAGGCCGCGATCAAGCGGCATCACGACCGAGTGGTGGCGCGGGCCGCGGAACTCGCGGCGATCAGCGGCGAACTCGACTCGGTCCTCGCCGAGCCGACGCGGTGGCTGCATGTCTACGAGCGTGTGCGCGCACCACAGCCGATCGCCCGCCTGCGCATCCGGACCCCGCTGAGCGGTCTCGCCGAACTGATCGGTCCCGCGTACGCGCGGCTGTTCGCGGCGGTCGACGCACAAGGCGTCGCCCTGTCCGGGCCGCCCGGGACCCGTTACCTCACCGAAGATCCCGACGAGTTGACCGTCGAACTGTTCGTCCCGGTGGACGGGCCAGTGCGCGACGATGGCGAGATCGATTCCGCCGAACTCCCCGGTGGCCTGCTCGCGGCGACGATCCACGAGGGTGCCTACGACGATGTCGAAACGGCCTACCGATCGCTGGGCCGCTGGATCGCCGAACGCGACCGCGTCCCGGCCGGGCCCGCCGAAGAGCTGTACCTGGTGGCGCCCGGGCCGTCGGTCGCGCCCGAGGCCTACCGCACCGAGATCGCCTGGCCGGTGACCGCGTGATCCTCGACGGCATCAAGACCACGGGCGGCGAGCACTGCGAGACCAGCACTCTCGACGTCCTTCTGCGGCACGCCGGGATCGAACTGTCCGAGCCGATGCTGTTCGGGCTCGGCGAGGGTCTGGGCTTCATATATTGGGACGGGAAGAACCTGCCGTTCCCCTTCCTCGGCGGGCGCAGCAAACCCGCCGAGATCACGGGGAAACTGACCGGGCATCTCGGACTGACCTTGCGCGTGAAGGAGACCACGTCGGCGCGCACCGCCTGGCGGAACGTGGCCGAGCAGCTCGACGCCGGTGCCCCGGTCGGCTTGCAGCTCGACTCGTACCATCTCGAGTACTTCACGTCGAAAGTCCACTTTGGAGGGCACTTCGCCGCGTTGTACGGCTACGACGAGGAACGTGCCTTCCTGGTCGACACCGCACAGCAGGGTGGTGCGGTGTCGACGTCCTTGGCCAGCCTGGAGCGCGCTCGCGGCGAGAAAGGCCCCATGACGGCGAAGAACCGCTCGTTCACCATCACCGCGGACGCACCTCCCAAACCGCTTTCCGACATCGTCCGCACGGCCGTGCGGGCCAACGCGGCGGAGTTCCTGAACCCGCCCATCGCCAACCTCGGCTATCGCGGGATCGGCAAGGCCGCCGTCCAGGTGAGGAAATGGCTGGACCGCAGCAGTGATCCGGCCCGCGACCTCCCGCAGGCCGCCGTCCTGATGGAACGGGCGGGGACCGGCGGCGCGCTCTTCCGCCGGATCTACCGCGACTTTCTCGAAGAGTGCGCGGCTTTCGTCGACGACGCCGGTCTCCGAGTGGCCGGCGAGAAGTACCGCGAGATCACTCCACTGTGGACCGAGGTCGCGCGCTTGTGCACGCGGGCCGGGGAAACCGGCGACACCCGGCACCTGACCGACGCCTCCGCCATCCTGTCCGAACTGGCTCAGCGCGAACAGGAGGCGATGACGGCGCTCGCGACGGTTCAGCCCAGCCGCTCGTAAGGCAGCTTCTCCCCCGCTTCCACTGCGAACGACAGTTCGTTGCCCGCCGGCGGCAGGGGGCAGGTCGCGAAGTCGGTGAACGCGCACGGCAGGTTCAGCGCGCGGGTGAAGTCGAGGACGACGGCCCCGTCCTCGGCGGGAGCGGGCACCTCGAGCGACCGGTTGGCCGCGTAAGTGGTCACTCCGCTCGTGGCGTCGGTGAACAGGATGAGCAGGCCGTCCTTCTTGCCGTTGAACGCGGTGAGCGTGTGCTCCACGCCGTCGTGTTCGAAGCGCACGATGCCCGGGGAGACATAGACGTGGCTGAGTCCTTCGACGACCGCGCCGACCGTGGTCGGCCGTGGCTCGTCGAAGGGTTCGAAGGTGCCGGACAGCACCCACGCCGCGTCGGGCTCGTACGCCGGGACGCCACGGAAAGCGTTCAGCACCGGCGCTTTCGGGTCGTGGGCGCGGATCAGGTACCCGCCGCGGCGCGCGACCTCGATCTCGATGTCCCCGGCGACGACCCGGGTGGTCGCACCGCTGTTGACCAGCTCGAAGCGGCGGACACCGGTGACCCGCTCACCGTCGTGCGAGAGGTCCGCTCCCTGCGGGTCGAGGTAAGCCGCGTCGGCGTCCTGCCACCACACGCCGGGCAGCCCCTCGTACGCGCGGGGCTTGTCCTCGAGCCAGTCGAGCGAGACCAGGGCGAGCCAGCCGAGCGGGTCGGCGAGATCGCGCTCGCGCTGAGCCTTCCAGCCTCGCCAGTCCTGCGTGAACGTCTCCAGGCTTGTGGTCATCGCCGATCCCTTCCGTGACCTTGCTCGTTCTCCCAGGTCAACGGACTGTGGGCGGAGTTATTTCCCGTCCCGGCATGTGGGCGGACCCTAGGCTCGGTAGTCCTCGGTGGTGCCTTCCTCCGCGGAGACCAGCTCGGCGATGGGCGCGAAGAAGGCCTTGATCCCCGGCAGGTTCGCCCCCTTCTCCCGCGACGCGGCGAAGTCCTCGGAGGACCGCCACCACACGACGTCGAGCCAGGTCTCGTCGTCGACCCGGATCAGCTGGGCGTCGAGGAAGCCGTCCCTGTCGGCCCGGAAGTCGGCGACCATCGCGGGGCGGGCCTGGAGCCGCTTCGACGCGACGAACCGGGTGGACGACCTCGACGGCGCGGACGGGGTCGCCTTGCGCGCGGCCGAGTCGGCCAGCGCGGGCGGTACCACCGACACCTGGCGCGGCACCTCGCGAGAGCTTCCCGTCGCGCTGGTCGACGCCGTCCGCGGGTTGCCGGTCCGCCGCGATCATTCGGCGCTGATCGTCTTCCAGCACAAGGATCTGGTCCGGTGCAACGAGATCCTACGGGCGGCGGGGATCCCACGCTGAGGAACGCCGCGAACTCCGCGGCAGGCAGCATCCGGTCGCGGCGACCCGTGCCCGCGACTTCCGCTGATGGAGTGTGCTCGACGACACGGAGTCCACCGAATAATTTTTTTGTCTTGACAACTCGAACCTTCGGACGGTTAGCTGAGCGCACACCGACCGAAGGGATCCAGTCATGGCCAAGTTCGCGAACGTCGACGACTACATCGCCGCCCTGCCCGAGAACCTGCGCGAGGTCGCCATCGCGCTGCGCCCGATCGTCAACGCCGCCCTGCCGGGCTCCATCGAGGCGATGTACCACGCCTCCCCGACCTGGAGCGCGGGCGAAGCCGCGGGGAAGAACCTCGTCTGCCTGATGAAGGCGTACTCGTCGTACGTCACTTTCGCCCTTTGGAAGGGACAGCTCGTCGACGACCCGTCCGGCAGGCTCGAGGCGAGCGCGCGGGAGATGGCGCACGTCAAGCTGCGCTCGGCCGACGACATCGACGCCGAGCTGTTCACCGGCTGGCTCAAGCAGGCACGGGACCTCGAAAGCGCCGCCGCCCCGCGATGACACAATCGCGGACGTGCCCGCGATCACCGACGAATCCCGCTGCCCGTGCGGCCTCGGCGAGCCCTATGGCGCTTGCTGCGGCCGCTTCCACCGGGGAACCGCGACAGCGCCGACAGCCGAACTCCTGATGCGGTCGCGGTTCAGCGCGTTCGCCGTCGGCGACACGGACTACCTCACGAAGACCTGGCATCCGAAGACCCGTCCCGCCGATCTCGAGCTCGACCCGGGACAGCGCTGGACGTTCCTGGAGATCCTCGGCAAGACCGGCGGCGGCCTGCTCGAGGCCGAGGGCACCGTGGAGTTCCGGGCCCACTACCGGCAGGATCGCCGTCCCGGCAGCATGCACGAGAACAGTGCCTTCGTCCGCGTCGACGGACAGTGGAGCTACGTGGCACCCGTCAGCTGACGGGGCGGCCACCTTCGCAGATGGCGAGACCGCCGGACCGGGCGGCTCCGAGTGCCGCGGAGACTCGCCGCGCGAGACGAGGACTCAATTTCAGTGCCGCCTCCGGCAAGGACACCAAGGCCGCTGACACGATTTCGGAGTCCGCGAAGACGAACCCGGCGAGGTCCTCGTCCGTGATCACCCCGCCGTCGAAGACGAACGTGAGGCCTTCAGGCATCCGCTCGTCGGAGGGAAGGTAGTCGATGGCGATCAGCCGGCCCGGCGGGCGGGTGATGCCGAGCTCCTCGCCGATCTCCCGCTCCGCGGTGCGCCACGGCGGTTCGTCTTCGTCACAGGCGCCACCTGGGATTTCCCAGTCCTCCTTGTAGGACGGCTCCACGATCAGGACCCGG
Proteins encoded in this region:
- a CDS encoding MerR family transcriptional regulator, translated to MTTLMPIGVFAHATRLSVRALRNYDRLGLLVPARIDPGSGYRRYSLEQFAAASLIRRLRELEVPLAEIAEILAAGTPDDVKAAIKRHHDRVVARAAELAAISGELDSVLAEPTRWLHVYERVRAPQPIARLRIRTPLSGLAELIGPAYARLFAAVDAQGVALSGPPGTRYLTEDPDELTVELFVPVDGPVRDDGEIDSAELPGGLLAATIHEGAYDDVETAYRSLGRWIAERDRVPAGPAEELYLVAPGPSVAPEAYRTEIAWPVTA
- a CDS encoding NUDIX domain-containing protein, with protein sequence MELLPFDEYVRSLNRKRMAAGVLFRDDADRVLIVEPSYKEDWEIPGGACDEDEPPWRTAEREIGEELGITRPPGRLIAIDYLPSDERMPEGLTFVFDGGVITDEDLAGFVFADSEIVSAALVSLPEAALKLSPRLARRVSAALGAARSGGLAICEGGRPVS
- a CDS encoding YchJ family protein → MPAITDESRCPCGLGEPYGACCGRFHRGTATAPTAELLMRSRFSAFAVGDTDYLTKTWHPKTRPADLELDPGQRWTFLEILGKTGGGLLEAEGTVEFRAHYRQDRRPGSMHENSAFVRVDGQWSYVAPVS
- a CDS encoding BtrH N-terminal domain-containing protein, encoding MILDGIKTTGGEHCETSTLDVLLRHAGIELSEPMLFGLGEGLGFIYWDGKNLPFPFLGGRSKPAEITGKLTGHLGLTLRVKETTSARTAWRNVAEQLDAGAPVGLQLDSYHLEYFTSKVHFGGHFAALYGYDEERAFLVDTAQQGGAVSTSLASLERARGEKGPMTAKNRSFTITADAPPKPLSDIVRTAVRANAAEFLNPPIANLGYRGIGKAAVQVRKWLDRSSDPARDLPQAAVLMERAGTGGALFRRIYRDFLEECAAFVDDAGLRVAGEKYREITPLWTEVARLCTRAGETGDTRHLTDASAILSELAQREQEAMTALATVQPSRS
- a CDS encoding DUF1684 domain-containing protein, with protein sequence MTTSLETFTQDWRGWKAQRERDLADPLGWLALVSLDWLEDKPRAYEGLPGVWWQDADAAYLDPQGADLSHDGERVTGVRRFELVNSGATTRVVAGDIEIEVARRGGYLIRAHDPKAPVLNAFRGVPAYEPDAAWVLSGTFEPFDEPRPTTVGAVVEGLSHVYVSPGIVRFEHDGVEHTLTAFNGKKDGLLILFTDATSGVTTYAANRSLEVPAPAEDGAVVLDFTRALNLPCAFTDFATCPLPPAGNELSFAVEAGEKLPYERLG
- a CDS encoding DUF1801 domain-containing protein → MAKFANVDDYIAALPENLREVAIALRPIVNAALPGSIEAMYHASPTWSAGEAAGKNLVCLMKAYSSYVTFALWKGQLVDDPSGRLEASAREMAHVKLRSADDIDAELFTGWLKQARDLESAAAPR